A segment of the Kazachstania africana CBS 2517 chromosome 2, complete genome genome:
GCTGATTGAACTCTAAATTTACATTGATCTCTCTTTCGTAATGCAAAGGTTCTTTTTTGACCCATTCATGCACTATCTGCTgtacaaactttgaatttaCAGGGGTCTTTGAAGAACTGACCGCAGTACTCAATGAAGTAAGAGCGTTTCCACTGGTCTTCGTTTTCAATGCAGACCCAGATGCACTGATAGGATTAGATCTAACCACACTTATGCTATCCTCATCTTTCAAAGTATCCATTTGTTTTTTGAACGTATCTGGTAGATGCTTGATGGAGACATTCAAATCAGCCAAACTTTCAATGTCATTATAAATTTGTAATGAGATAAAATCGGTAAATTTAAGCTCTCTCTCTCTTGTAGTGTTCTTATTGTATAGtttattgaatttctcATAATTATCATGAAATTTACCACTATAATCCTTAATGGCTTGTATGTAAGCTCCAAATCTATTTTTGATACTGGCAATTTTCTTACTGTCCATAAGTAATTCGGGATCGAGTTTGATAGGTATTGAATTATCTGATTTAGCAGTCATGCAGATCAGTTCTGTCGTAATGGAATGAATTTCAGGAGGTTCATGTTCTAAGCTATTATTAGATTGTATGCAAGTCAAATTTAACGGAAGCCTGGTCAAAGCTTgcaattcattttcaggACATGTTTGCAACAATCGTAACCAATTCTCCTGAGCATTTTTAGTCTTGGTTGCATACAAATTTGTTTTCCTTAACAGAGAAGGTGACCAGTACAAGAGACTATTCTCTGGAGATTTCccagataataatattaaacCGAATTTACTCGTTTTAGAATGTGCTTGATCGTTAGATCTCGAATTGGACACCGCTGAGGAACCACCAAGGAAGCCAGAAAGCAAATTTTTATGCGTCAAACTTTTACTTTTTATCTTATAGTTCAACtctgtttcaaaaatttcctCATCAACctcatttcttttctcaTAGTAGTTATGAGGAAAATCAGAACTAAAATTGGATGTTACACGATTATGAATGTGCAGTTGGTCTAgcttccttttcaatatttcagTTGAGTCCAGCTCAATGTCGTCCGTTATTGTACCACTCAAATCTGTACCATGAATATCTGAATTCTTGATTGGTTCATTATTCTTGAATCTTtcgaatatttttcttaatgCTTCGAGTCTATCTTCAACAATTCTTTTGAAGTCTTTCAGTTGAGCTTTTGAACTTCTCTCTCCTATTAGCTTAGAATGGAAACCGAAAGGAATCACTCTAATATAAAATTCCTGttctttcattatattcaatttatgGGTAACCTTATCCTTACCAACTATCCTTGCATCCACCGTATAATTAACTGAAAAGTTCTCATCAACGTTGTCGTTTACAAGAATCGGCGAACCTTTAGACCCCAGATGACCGCAACCCAAAACATGATTAACTTTAATACCTGCATACCTTCCACCATTTCTGTATTTATCAATACCAAAGCTTGGAGGTAACAAACAATGTTGAAAATGTTCATGCTTGCATGTAACGTCTAATAATTGATACGGCAATTTaaacatgaaaaatttcttataTTTGAC
Coding sequences within it:
- the KAFR0B03890 gene encoding uncharacterized protein (similar to Saccharomyces cerevisiae BUL2 (YML111W) and BUL1 (YMR275C); ancestral locus Anc_8.834), whose product is MVLNDNTRPSLRASLSDPKPKVRHALPSLSSNFRSSTTSKLPSMHFQEPQDGLSCDAIPHHHSSAGLISLERTIKSPGFDDNDENVVVDVLPSFEMYNTLHRHIPQGNVDPDRHDFPPNYVEVQNQGSSDLRNNESFVEENSTLSDTIINSNNNNTSSGNTTTESLTSVNGAALTALHPLRTQHMSIQNTRTIDEDSLQIQDDINDNDNIVIDKLYSLPKKATPIEISIHLTKHPSLPPHKPEEESILKEYTSGDVIHGYCTVENKSSEPIKFEMFYVTLEGYTSVVDKDKNKRTVKRFLRMVDISASWSYTNIDLGSGFKIVPGKVDFDGSVLGLSNRRILQPGVKYKKFFMFKLPYQLLDVTCKHEHFQHCLLPPSFGIDKYRNGGRYAGIKVNHVLGCGHLGSKGSPILVNDNVDENFSVNYTVDARIVGKDKVTHKLNIMKEQEFYIRVIPFGFHSKLIGERSSKAQLKDFKRIVEDRLEALRKIFERFKNNEPIKNSDIHGTDLSGTITDDIELDSTEILKRKLDQLHIHNRVTSNFSSDFPHNYYEKRNEVDEEIFETELNYKIKSKSLTHKNLLSGFLGGSSAVSNSRSNDQAHSKTSKFGLILLSGKSPENSLLYWSPSLLRKTNLYATKTKNAQENWLRLLQTCPENELQALTRLPLNLTCIQSNNSLEHEPPEIHSITTELICMTAKSDNSIPIKLDPELLMDSKKIASIKNRFGAYIQAIKDYSGKFHDNYEKFNKLYNKNTTRERELKFTDFISLQIYNDIESLADLNVSIKHLPDTFKKQMDTLKDEDSISVVRSNPISASGSALKTKTSGNALTSLSTAVSSSKTPVNSKFVQQIVHEWVKKEPLHYEREINVNLEFNQQLLDTLVPSFQSCLCARLYCIRVHIKFHHIGTTYIDIPVSVKNIKC